A stretch of DNA from Triticum dicoccoides isolate Atlit2015 ecotype Zavitan chromosome 2A, WEW_v2.0, whole genome shotgun sequence:
GAACACGTGAGAAGTCACAGAAGTCTAGTGCTTCATTTGGCACTGTATCCAGCATGTTAGGAAAAGGATCTGCCCGAGCTACTACAGCTCCTGCCAATACAGCACCAGGAAAAGGAAAACCTATAAAGGTTGAACTGCCAGAGTACATGCGAGATGATTTGAAAACAGATGAATCTGATTCTGCACCAAAGAGAGAGACTTTGAATAACAGAGATGTTGAGGAATTCCTATTTTCTATGCTTGGAGAAGGTTTTAAGCTCAACATGGAAGTGATCCGTGATGTTCTAGGTAAACTTTTTGTGCAATGCAAAGTCATTTTATCCAAAAAGTGTTATTTGAAGCCACATTTTTAATGTGCTAACTGCTGAATTGTTTTTGCAGGCAGCTGTGGGTATGACATTAAGAAGGTAATGATAGATCGTTGCTGTCAAGATTATGCACTTTCTGTTTGGTCCTGATTGTCATTAATGTGGCAGAAGGGTTTATATTTCTGGCTTTATAGTAGGCAGCTTCATATACCGTATGTTTTTTGGCATGGTATTGACTGCAATTTTATGCAGAGCATGGAGGAATTAATGTCATTTTCTACAAAAGATCTAGGCAAAAGGCCAGAGAATGAGCATATTGCAGTACAAGTAAGCTTGTTCACCCCCTTCCCCTTCTTACTGATTTGGCATCTCCCATATGGTTTTGTTTGAACTTCATAGTTTTTGTATTGAGCTTTCTTTCTATAGTGCTTGTTAATTCTCTGTGCTGTTCAGCTGAAATCTTCTGACGGACTGCTTGTTTGTTATGAATTGCTGCGCCATTACTTACTGAAATTTTGGAAACTGGCTTTAGTTGTTCCCTTTTACCGTATCATTTGATCATTTTCTTGTGTTGATGCATTTTTGTTGAGTTGTAAGATTGAAGTTCGTAGTCGAGTCGAGTACCCTGGATACTATCACTTTGTGGTCCATTCCAATGCTAGTGCATGCAAAGGTTCCTTCTGTAGGCTGGATATTTTGACAAATAATTATGTTCCACTCCCTCCgtccctaaatataagccttttagagatttcaatacggactacacacggatgtatatagacgtattttagagtgtagatcactcattttgctctgtatgtagtttgtattggaatctctaaaaaggcttatatttaggaacaaggATGCACTTTCATTTGGTAAACATGTTATAAGGATTTGATTGATATTTAGCCCAAATATATTTCTTTTGCAGGACATGGCGGTAGAATCCTCTTTTTCCATGGGGAGTTGCCTAGGATCACAATACACATCTAGGTTTGTACTTTCCTCTCTTTGTTACTGGTTTATTCCTTTTTGTTCCATCACGAATGTGACTTTTTGCTTCATCCGTCATTTCTCTTTGCGTGGATGGTGACTTAACCCAAGACCACAGATTACCCCTGGAGAGTTACTAGAATCAATATTCACTGCACCTGAAAGATCTGAGGAGGAACCAAAAGTAAGGCGGTATGAATTGGGCGCAAATCGAAGGAGAGTTCCAGATCAGAAACCAGTCGTAAAACCTCTTGAGGACATTTCACCACCCTCTACAGATCTTCCGGTGAAAATTATCCTAGGCAGCATAGGTATATTGTTTATGCTTGGACCtccttttttttgtaattttttgtTAAATTATGTACTTTTTGAGGAAAAGACCTGGCAGAAAGTTGCATCAACATTGTTAGTTAATCATGTAATAACAATATTTACTGTTGACGCAAAGCTCTAGATCTTTTAAAGCTGACAGATAAACCAACTATCATGCATTAAAAATTCAGCTCACTATGCTAAAGAGCTCTGTTCAGCAATGTAAAAGTAATAAAATATTATTTTCTCTCTATCCTATGCATAAATTAAAGCTATCAGTAATGCTGAGCTCTTGGCCATAATGATTCACCAACTTGGATCTGGTTCTCTCACGAAAATCCCGAGTTGCAGAGATGAGAACCATGAAAAGCAAGATCCCGAATAAGAAAATGCTACTTTCATTCACATCTTTGTACTGAATGTATGTATTAGGATTTTGGTCACACGTACTCCTTCGGCAATGCATGATGGAAAAGCTACAATTACTCCTTGCTACCTGTTCTTGAAATAGTTGATATATTCTTGGACTTAGGAATGACATCTGCATATGATTTTTTTTGCTTATTCTATACTTTAGTAACATATTACAATGATTCCAAGGAACCAGTTATTGTTAGGTTACAAAACCTTTGCAGCTTGATACTGATGTTACCAGATGTATTCGATTTGACATAATTAAAGTACATAACCAGTTAACATACTTATTCTGTACTGATGTCATATGGCTTTTTCGGGCTGAAATATGGTCAGACATACATAATCAGCAAATGGTTTTGTTTGTGTTGTATGCTTCATGAACATCATTTTAAAAGTACTCCTTCAGTAAACAAAtatgagtgtttagatcactaaagtagtgatctaaatgctcttatatttctttacagagggagtaattttTAAAAACTGTGAATATGAAGCCTCTCTAAGTCAGCTGGTCTCTGATTCTTGTTTCATGCTATGAACCATTTATGATGTTCATCACTATCATTTATGTATTTTGGGTACATGTAGAACCAGTTGTGCGCGATGAGGATGATTACCAGAACTATCGTAAGGCTGCAAAGCAGCACTGGGATATGATGAAGCAGTACTATGGGAAGGTCAGGGGTGTCTccatgatgatgatttacttgttattTTTTATTTTGTGCATATAGTTGTTGTTTTTTCATCTATACTGAAGATATTATTCTGAAAATTACAGGCTGTTGATGCTTTTAGGGAGGGTAACAAGAAAGAAGCCGAGTATCTTATGACAGAAGTAAGTGTTACCTGTCTTTTTGGGCAAGGGATAATTATTGCTGAGCTACTGGAGGGATTAACAAAATTTGATGAAAGTGTTTCAAGCTTTAGTGCTAAATCACTTTTCTGTGGGCTTTCTAGGGAAAAAACTATTATAGGATGGCTCGATTATCTGATGAAAAATCTGCTGCTGAGATCACCAAGTCCAAGTAAGTGCACTTCTtttctcatatgggctgaaagttaTTGGATTATATTTGTGTAATATGAATTTGTGATGATGAAATATGTGAGTCCGAATTGACAGAATCAACCTTTTGGTCTTGCTGCAGACAAGAGTCCAAAAATGAGTTATGTCTTGATCTGCGCTCACAGGATGCAGCAAACGTAGCAAATCTTCTGAGACTTCATCTTAGGCAGTTGGctaacatcccatgtaatgaaatCGGTACATGACCCTTCGAGTTTCTGACTTCTTTTGATAGGAGTAATTTGATTTACCAAATTTTGCAGCTTTTGAGAATTTGAGAGTTATTATTGGTGTTGACGATGGCACTTTCAAGATGGGACAAAGAAGAAGGAAGGTGTGATGTTCAAAATAACCGGCTAACTGAGTTTTAATTCTGAATTTGCACTAGCTGCATGCATGATCCAGAAATAAATCCCTGCAATGAACTACTTCATGATCCAGAAATAAATCCCTGCAATGAACTACTTCATGATCCAGAAATAAATCCCTGCAATGAACTACTTCTGTTTTATCCAAAGTACTGATAGTAAAAAAAATACTAACATCTAGGTGTTTTACTCTAATATACAATGCGTCAGATGATTGCTTAATTTCATTTTGGGGCCATATTGTGTTTTTCCAAATTTCTCCAGTTGTGTTTCGTTGCAAGCTCATTAATCAAGCCAATGACCAGATTTTGCAAAATTATGTCATATAAAGTTATAAAGATAATCCGAGTTTAACACGGGGGAACTTGAAATATTAATTGTATTCAGTTAATGTGCAGATGTTGTACATTAGTTATTATTGAATAGTAGAAAATTCTCAGAACCATGCTGGTGTATGCTTGTGATTTAAGGAACCCTGCTTAATTCTTATCCTTGTTTCTTTTTTCCTCTGGGTTGCGATATTCTGTCTTATCCTTTGTGGTGCCTTCAACGAGATTGAATGGAAGTGTGCCTGAAGTTTGTGTGTGCACTGCCCATGATTCACTTTCCATGCCTGCTTTATTGGAACGTTTGTTTGGCCAATGCTTGTGAATATGTTATTTGTTTTTGTTATGAATGAGCTTTATAAATCTGATAGATAATTCATTCTGGTGGGTCATGTCAAACAATTTACAAATCGCAGGATTCATTTGAATAGCTGATTTTGCATGTAGATAGTACTGTATGTCTTATATAACTTACTAATGAACTTGAATGACCGCAGGTTGAGAAGTTTCTGGAGAAGAAATCAGTCGAGTGGACCGAAGATGAGGCCAATCCTGGGACCATTCTCATTCCGATTAATCAAGTGAAAGACCAGTGAGTATAGCTTGGTGTACAAAGGTCGTCCGACACAAGCTGACAGAAGATGCTCTTAGCTGCTAGTTTTATCATTTGGTGCCGTTTTGAATCTAGGTGCTTTCTGTTCATTTTGGGATATGGAGGATGGGGAGTGCGCTGCATATCCCTTTTTGTTTACACACAGGAGATATTTCTGGCCGGCCTAAACATTACGATTTGGCTGAGATGATTTAGCTGCAGTCTTAATCCTGGAAACGATCTTCTAATGCTTTCTGCATTTGATTGTTCTAGTGCAGTAGTGACATGTTAACAGATTCGACGAGCAGTAGAGAAAACACAAGATGGCGCAGTAGTTTGTTTATATCCTGATATAATTTTCCGACGAACAAAAACACAC
This window harbors:
- the LOC119356174 gene encoding putative nuclear RNA export factor SDE5, whose translation is MDLSSSLASTSDEETRALNALLDAFSCAFSLEDIANAYCRANGNVNKAGDFLTDLQLSMPQSDEVDSSVETNLPQFGKAVEENSLDNSNQTRNLSCVGKAAEESSVENSSQTRTREKSQKSSASFGTVSSMLGKGSARATTAPANTAPGKGKPIKVELPEYMRDDLKTDESDSAPKRETLNNRDVEEFLFSMLGEGFKLNMEVIRDVLGSCGYDIKKSMEELMSFSTKDLGKRPENEHIAVQDMAVESSFSMGSCLGSQYTSRPQITPGELLESIFTAPERSEEEPKVRRYELGANRRRVPDQKPVVKPLEDISPPSTDLPVKIILGSIEPVVRDEDDYQNYRKAAKQHWDMMKQYYGKAVDAFREGNKKEAEYLMTEGKNYYRMARLSDEKSAAEITKSKQESKNELCLDLRSQDAANVANLLRLHLRQLANIPSFENLRVIIGVDDGTFKMGQRRRKVEKFLEKKSVEWTEDEANPGTILIPINQVKDQ